One window from the genome of Saccharomyces mikatae IFO 1815 strain IFO1815 genome assembly, chromosome: 2 encodes:
- the HHF1 gene encoding histone H4: MSGRGKGGKGLGKGGAKRHRKILRDNIQGITKPAIRRLARRGGVKRISGLIYEEVRAVLKSFLESVIRDSVTYTEHAKRKTVTSLDVVYALKRQGRTLYGFGG, encoded by the coding sequence atgTCCGGTAGAGGTAAAGGTGGTAAAGGTCTAGGTAAAGGTGGTGCTAAGCGTCACAGAAAGATTCTAAGAGATAACATTCAAGGTATCACTAAGCCAGCTATCAGAAGATTGGCAAGAAGAGGTGGTGTCAAGCGTATCTCTGGTTTGATTTATGAAGAGGTCAGAGCCGTTTTAAAATCTTTCTTGGAATCGGTGATCAGAGACTCTGTTACTTACACTGAACACGCCAAGAGAAAGACGGTTACTTCTCTAGATGTTGTTTACGCTTTGAAGAGACAAGGTAGAACCTTGTATGGTTTCGGTGGTTAA
- the DSF2 gene encoding Dsf2p (similar to Saccharomyces cerevisiae DSF2 (YBR007C); ancestral locus Anc_3.196) — translation MNQNIKNTSWTDRIRSKDQERKTDSTEVSQSLPLNNSFESSMDSQFSYAHSNKSSISFESIQTTERLLDKLDLSLEDELILQEALLEEENALRNSQLSQANGPTLCMPASEFPSLRYRSNPSPTYIQARDRSLIIDSLKEKDSSLRGKFSSCKVERHMPKKSRYSYIVEEDYDSETFNISNPQIKRNERDYKYPNYDSNTRGTNTPNSFNFENYRIENTRLHHLYPMLLSSDNDNKNIKKINSNNINNSMKNDWKFEKQGSPNEFVPAQRSTCLHRNGSSTSTNTSFSEVGQLSKPKTQSSFESESSSFAKLKSTKSDTTPVKSSPKRSSSSTSTLTKPNTMTSDISVPPTPPYKTHKKKSSLSSLKKLFKSPRARAKNKKDLESEGSSPIHSATNLLDFSGENTQVQPISNTVNNYSPHLAKYIFPPNPTFHFRTLSSPQSATEKKTNSKVRPNRTHLRTFSDFHTMEKDLRTEELSALTGQSNKPNCPKVIRRTLSLDSMVPNDQAHYTDTLNHRKQESNTTKKSGKLKFHQEPYDNDESLHIGQAITMRHQGKLEESAQRLKRACARGNKTAFLLYGLALRHGCGVDKNLKLSLGYLMAATDIKSFAAEVLDLDINPLNFISIDDIPDIAPEPTAPALYECGMAYLKGLGTDHPDEIKGLKFLEKAALLGHVDSMCLSGTIWSKTSNIKKKDLARAAAWFRIADKKGANLLGSDWIYKEKYMKRGPK, via the coding sequence ATGAACCAGAATATAAAGAACACGTCGTGGACGGATCGAATCAGAAGCAAGGATCAGGAACGAAAAACCGATAGCACAGAGGTTTCACAAAGCTTACCACTTAATAATAGCTTTGAGTCATCAATGGATTCACAATTTAGCTATGCTCATTCAAACAAAAGTAGCATTTCATTTGAATCTATTCAAACTACAGAGAGACTTCTGGATAAATTAGATCTTAGTTTGGAAGATGAACTCATTCTGCAAGAAGCCTTgctagaagaagaaaacgcCTTGAGAAATTCACAGCTGTCACAGGCAAATGGTCCGACCCTATGTATGCCTGCGTCAGAATTCCCATCGTTAAGGTATAGATCAAATCCCTCGCCAACGTATATACAAGCCAGAGATCGTTCTCTTATAATAGACAgcttaaaagaaaaggattCCAGTTTGAGAGGCAAGTTCTCTTCCTGCAAAGTCGAAAGACATATGCCTAAGAAATCAAGATACTCTTATATTGTCGAGGAAGATTATGACTCTGAAACTTTTAATATCTCGAATCCTCAGATAAAGAGAAATGAGAGAGACTATAAATATCCAAATTATGATAGCAACACTAGAGGTACGAACACtccaaattcttttaacttcgaaaattatagaattgaaaataccAGACTACATCATTTATACCCAATGCTCTTATCAAGCGATAACGACAATaagaatattaaaaaaattaatagtaataatatcaataattcCATGAAAAACGACTGGAAATTTGAGAAGCAAGGCAGCCCTAATGAGTTCGTTCCTGCTCAGAGGAGCACTTGTCTTCATCGGAATGGAAGTTCGACAAGTACCAATACCTCCTTTTCTGAAGTTGGACAGCTATCGAAACCGAAAACtcaatcttcttttgaaagtgaaTCTTCGTCATTTGCTAAACTTAAATCAACAAAGAGTGATACAACACCCGTTAAGTCGTCTCCAAAGCGGTCTAGTTCATCTACTTCAACACTAACGAAGCCAAATACTATGACAAGTGACATTTCAGTGCCTCCAACACCGCCATATAAAActcataaaaaaaaatcgtcACTaagttctttgaaaaaactgttCAAATCTCCTAGGGCAAGggcaaagaataaaaaagatcTTGAGTCCGAGGGATCAAGCCCGATACACTCTGCCACTAATCTATTGGATTTTTCCGGTGAAAATACCCAAGTTCAGCCAATTTCAAATACTGTTAATAATTATAGCCCCCATTTGGCGAAGTATATTTTCCCTCCAAACCCAACTTTCCATTTTAGAACATTATCATCACCTCAATCAGcaactgaaaagaaaacgaacAGTAAAGTACGTCCAAATAGGACTCATTTGAGAACTTTTTCAGATTTCCATACAATGGAAAAAGATTTAAGAACAGAGGAGCTAAGTGCTCTCACAGGACAATCAAATAAACCCAATTGCCCAAAAGTTATAAGAAGAACACTATCCCTGGACAGTATGGTACCTAATGATCAGGCTCACTATACAGATACTCTTAACCACAGGAAACAAGAATCGAACACAACAAAAAAGTCCGGAAAGCTTaaatttcatcaagaacCTTACGATAATGATGAATCTTTACACATCGGACAAGCAATTACCATGCGTCATCAAGGTAAACTTGAAGAATCTGCACAACGACTGAAGAGAGCCTGTGCGCGTGGTAATAAAACTGCATTTCTATTATACGGGTTAGCTCTGCGACATGGTTGCGGAGTCGACAAGAATCTTAAATTATCACTAGGGTATTTGATGGCTGCCACTGACATCAAATCATTTGCCGCTGAAGTTCTTGATTTGGATATAAACCCGCTGAATTTCATTTCTATAGATGATATTCCGGATATAGCGCCTGAACCAACTGCGCCTGCCTTATATGAATGTGGTATGGCATATTTAAAGGGTCTTGGAACAGATCATCCTGACGAGATAAAAggtttgaaatttttagaaaaagCCGCCTTATTAGGCCATGTAGACTCCATGTGCTTAAGTGGGACAATTTGGTCCAAAACTTCAaatattaagaaaaaggatCTAGCGAGAGCTGCTGCATGGTTTAGAATAGCTGATAAAAAAGGTGCAAATTTACTAGGCTCAGATTGGATTTACAAGGAAAAGTATATGAAGCGAGGTCCAAAATAA
- the HHT1 gene encoding histone H3 (similar to Saccharomyces cerevisiae HHT1 (YBR010W); ancestral locus Anc_3.193) has protein sequence MARTKQTARKSTGGKAPRKQLASKAARKSAPSTGGVKKPHRYKPGTVALREIRRFQKSTELLIRKLPFQRLVREIAQDFKTDLRFQSSAIGALQESVEAYLVSLFEDTNLAAIHAKRVTIQKKDIKLARRLRGERS, from the coding sequence ATGGCTAGAACCAAGCAAACAGCAAGAAAGTCAACTGGTGGTAAGGCCCCAAGAAAGCAATTAGCTTCTAAGGCTGCCAGAAAGTCCGCCCCATCTACCGGTGGTGTTAAGAAGCCTCACAGATATAAGCCAGGTACTGTTGCCTTGAGAGAAATCAGAAGATTCCAAAAATCTACCGAACTATTGATCAGAAAGTTGCCTTTCCAAAGATTGGTCAGAGAGATTGCTCAAGATTTCAAGACAGACTTGAGATTTCAATCTTCTGCTATCGGTGCTTTGCAAGAATCCGTCGAAGCCTACTTGGTCTCTTTGTTCGAAGACACTAACTTGGCTGCCATTCACGCCAAGCGTGTTACTATCCAGAAGAAGGATATTAAGTTGGCTAGAAGATTAAGAGGTGAAAGATCATAG
- the IPP1 gene encoding inorganic diphosphatase IPP1 (similar to Saccharomyces cerevisiae IPP1 (YBR011C); ancestral locus Anc_3.191): protein MTYTTRQIGAKNTLEYKVYIEKDGKPVSAFHDIPLYADKENNIFNMVVEIPRWTNAKLEITKEESLNPIIQDTKKGKLRFVRNCFPHHGYIHNYGAFPQTWEDPNVSHPETKAVGDNDPIDVLEIGETIAYTGQVKQVKALGVMALLDEGETDWKVIAIDVNDPLAPKLNDIEDVEKYFPGLLRATNEWFRIYKIPDGKPENQFAFSGEAKNKKYALDIIKETHDSWKQLIAGKSSDNKGIDLTNVTLPDTPTYSTTASDVVPPASPEADAPIDKSIDKWFFISGSV from the coding sequence ATGACTTACACCACTAGACAAATTGGTGCCAAGAACACATTGGAATACAAAGTTTACATTGAAAAGGATGGGAAGCCAGTTTCTGCCTTCCACGACATTCCTTTGTACGCTGACAAGGAAAACAACATTTTCAACATGGTTGTTGAAATTCCACGTTGGACCAACGCCAAATTAGAAATCACCAAGGAAGAATCTTTAAACCCAATTATCCAAGACACCAAGAAAGGTAAGTTAAGATTCGTTAGAAACTGTTTCCCTCACCATGGTTACATTCACAACTATGGTGCTTTCCCACAAACCTGGGAAGATCCAAACGTAAGCCACCCAGAAACGAAAGCAGTTGGTGACAATGATCCAATCGATGTATTGGAAATTGGTGAAACCATTGCTTACACAGGCCAAGTTAAGCAAGTTAAGGCTTTGGGTGTCATGGCTTTATTGGATGAAGGGGAAACCGACTGGAAGGTCATTGCTATTGATGTTAACGATCCATTAGCTCCAAAGTTGAATGACATTGAGGATGTCGAGAAGTATTTCCCAGGTCTATTGAGAGCTACCAACGAATGGTTCAGAATCTACAAAATCCCAGATGGTAAGCCAGAAAACCAATTTGCCTTCTCCGGTGAAGCTAAGAACAAGAAGTATGCTTTGGACattatcaaagaaactCACGACTCCTGGAAACAATTAATTGCTGGTAAGTCTTCTGACAACAAGGGTATCGATTTGACTAATGTTACCTTGCCTGATACCCCAACTTACTCCACAACTGCCTCCGATGTCGTTCCACCAGCTTCTCCAGAAGCTGATGCTCCAATCGACAAATCAATTGACAAGTGGTTTTTCATCTCCGGCTCTGTTTAA
- the CPP1 gene encoding cysteine-rich palmitoylated domain-containing protein CPP1 (similar to Saccharomyces cerevisiae YDL012C and YBR016W; ancestral locus Anc_3.187), with translation MSANDYYGGATGEKSQYSRPSNPPPSSAHQNETQERGYPPQQQQQYYQQQQNPGYYNQQGYNQQGYNQQGYNQQGYNQQGYNQQGYNQQGHQQPVYVQQKPPQKGNEGCITACLAALCICCTMDMLF, from the coding sequence ATGTCTGCTAATGATTACTACGGCGGAGCTACCGGGGAAAAGAGTCAGTATTCCCGTCCCTCCAACCCCCCACCTTCCTCTGCTCATCAGAATGAAACTCAGGAGCGTGGCTACCCACctcaacaacagcaacagtaCTatcagcagcagcagaaTCCTGGCTACTACAATCAGCAAGGATACAATCAACAGGGCTACAATCAGCAAGGATACAACCAGCAAGGATACAACCAGCAAGGATACAACCAACAGGGCTACAACCAACAAGGCCATCAGCAACCCGTGTACGTCCAACAAAAGCCACCTCAGAAGGGCAATGAAGGATGTATCACTGCATGTTTAGCTGCGTTATGCATATGCTGTACCATGGATATGTTGttctaa
- the FLR1 gene encoding Flr1p (similar to Saccharomyces cerevisiae FLR1 (YBR008C)), translating to MVYTSTYRHTIIVDLLEYLGIVSNTEILQSACEDKNRKPEYTKKKENKAEYDVECGADPSSSASSISSGSSKSQIEKSDPFLVYWNGPSDAENPQNWSVPKKSLVIFQVMLLTCVTYMGSSIYTPGQEYIQEEFHVGHVVATLNLSLYVLGYGLGPIIFSPLSEIARYGRLYLYMVTLFFFMIFQVGCATVHNIGGLIVMRFISGILCSPSLATGGGTVADIISPEMVPLILGMWSAGAVAAPVLAPLLGAAMVDAKNWRFIFWLLMWLSAATFILLAFLFPETQHHNILYRRALKLRKETGDDRYYTKQDKIDREMDARTFFIDTLYRPFKMIIKEPAILAFDLYIAVAYGCFYLFFEAFPIVFIGVYHFSLIEVGLAYMGFCVGCVFAYGLFAFLNIRIIVPRFKNGTFTPEAFLIVAMCVCWSLPLSLFLFGWTARVHWILPVISEVFFVLAVFNIFQATFAYLATCYPKYVASVFAGNGFCRASFACAFPLFGKAMYDNLATKNYPVAWGSSLVGFFTLGLAIIPFILYKYGPLLRSKSSYAD from the coding sequence ATGGTGTACACTTCAACATATAGACACACTATCATCGTTGACCTTTTAGAATACTTGGGTATAGTTTCCAACACAGAAATTTTACAAAGTGCCTGTGAGGATAAAAATAGAAAGCCTGAGtatactaaaaaaaaggaaaataaagcCGAATATGATGTAGAATGCGGCGCTGATCCATCGAGCTCTGCATCCTCTATTAGTTCAGGCTCTAGTAAGTCTCAAATCGAGAAAAGCGACCCTTTCCTAGTATATTGGAATGGTCCATCTGACGCTGAAAACCCGCAAAATTGGTCAGtcccaaaaaaatcattggTCATATTCCAAGTCATGTTACTTACTTGCGTCACATACATGGGATCCTCCATTTATACGCCTGGGCAGGAATATattcaagaagaatttCACGTAGGGCATGTGGTTGCGACCCTAAATCTTTCCTTATATGTTCTTGGATATGGGTTAGGTCCCATCATATTTTCACCACTATCAGAAATTGCACGCTATGGCCGACTCTATCTTTATATGGTGaccttgttcttcttcatgaTATTTCAAGTTGGTTGTGCTACTGTGCATAATATTGGCGGTTTAATCGTCATGCGTTTTATAAGCGGTATATTGTGCAGCCCGTCGTTGGCGACTGGTGGTGGTACTGTAGCAGATATCATCTCACCAGAAATGGTTCCTCTCATTTTGGGCATGTGGTCTGCCGGTGCTGTTGCTGCACCAGTCTTGGCTCCACTGCTAGGTGCCGCTATGGTTGATGCTAAAAACTGGCGATTCATATTCTGGCTACTAATGTGGTTAAGTGCTGCTACTTTTATCTTGTTAGCATTTTTATTCCCTGAAACACAGCACCATAACATTCTCTACCGCCGTGCTCTGAaattgagaaaagaaactggaGATGACAGGTATTACACTAAACAGGATAAAATAGATAGAGAAATGGATGCaagaactttttttatcgATACCTTGTACCGGCCTTTCAAAATGATTATTAAGGAGCCCGCTATATTAGCTTTTGATCTCTACATTGCCGTCGCTTATGGTTGTTTCTACTTATTCTTTGAAGCTTTCCCTATTGTATTTATTGGTGTCTACCATTTCAGCTTGATTGAAGTAGGCTTGGCCTATATGGGATTCTGCGTGGGTTGTGTGTTTGCATATGGCTTATTTGCTTTCTTAAACATTAGAATTATTGTGCCACGTTTTAAGAATGGCACATTTACTCCGGAAGCCTTTTTAATCGTAGCAATGTGTGTTTGTTGGAGTTTGCCGTTAtctttattcttatttGGTTGGACTGCTCGAGTTCATTGGATTTTACCAGTCATCTCAgaggttttttttgttttagctgtctttaatattttccaagCTACTTTTGCATACTTGGCTACATGTTATCCAAAGTATGTTGCATCCGTTTTTGCCGGTAATGGTTTTTGCCGTGCCTCATTTGCTTGTGCTTTTCCATTGTTCGGTAAGGCAATGTATGATAATTTAGCTACCAAAAATTATCCAGTGGCGTGGGGTTCTTCCTTGGTTGGGTTTTTCACATTGGGTCTAGCTATCATTCCATTCATACTTTATAAGTATGGCCCATTATTGCGCTCAAAATCTTCGTATGCAGACTAG
- the GRX7 gene encoding glutathione-disulfide reductase GRX7 (similar to Saccharomyces cerevisiae GRX7 (YBR014C) and GRX6 (YDL010W); ancestral locus Anc_3.189), whose product MAIVINKRNVRVLVITNLLLILVFLVVRNSNANVNESTITPHGTSLATYNDAGNAPGTHKSVHDSDANKQVKEPDETNENSEEAQFDAAAEYDKILKKSPMIVFSKSFCPFSKKLKTLLAESYTFSPSYYVVELDKREHTSELQEHIEKSTGRRTVPNVVIDGISRGGCDEITALHENDKLLNSFKEWSSGKFTVEAISPSQSD is encoded by the coding sequence ATGGCTATCGttataaataaaagaaacgTAAGAGTTTTAGTCATAACCAATTTATTACTGATTTTAGTGTTTTTGGTCGTAAGAAATTCAAACGCTAACGTCAACGAGAGTACTATTACTCCTCATGGTACCTCATTAGCAACATATAACGATGCAGGAAACGCTCCCGGTACTCATAAATCTGTTCATGATTCAGACGCAAATAAACAAGTCAAGGAACCTGATGAAACTAACGAAAATAGTGAAGAAGCTCAATTCGATGCCGCTGCAGAGTATGATAAAATCTTAAAAAAGTCACCTATGATTGTATTTAGCAAAAGTTTCTGCCCATTTagtaaaaaattgaagactTTATTAGCTGAATCGTACACATTTTCTCCATCATATTACGTCGTAGAATTGGATAAGCGTGAACACACAAGCGAACTACAAGAacatattgaaaagagtacTGGTAGAAGAACAGTTCCTAACGTTGTCATCGATGGTATCTCTAGAGGTGGTTGCGATGAGATAACAGCACTACATGAAAACGATAAGCTACTAAACTCTTTCAAAGAGTGGAGTAGTGGGAAATTCACTGTAGAAGCAATATCGCCATCTCAAAGCGATTAA
- the MNN2 gene encoding alpha-1,2-mannosyltransferase MNN2 (similar to Saccharomyces cerevisiae MNN2 (YBR015C); ancestral locus Anc_3.188), whose translation MLLTKRFAKLFKLTFLVLILCGLFVVTNKYMDENTSVKDYKKYLLDNINSYSSKHSSSSDNAGADDSSSLKGNDKVSNEKLKSFYNNVFNFLMLDSPTGKSARKYNEACQLSGDIGDRPDQYEELYKLSANELSKCLELSQDEVARLTKSHKDYVDHIASLALPKGTYKGSGIATVGGGKFSLMSFLIIKTLRNMGTTLPVEVLIPPGDEGESEFCNKILPNYNAKCIYVSDILPLETIEKFTFKGYQFKSLALVASSFENLLLLDADNFPIKPLDNIFNEEPYLSTGLVMWPDFWRRTTHPLYYEIADITVNMKNRVRNSQDDLTPPAIYTKNSNDLGGVPLSDLDGTIPDVSTESGQLMINKTKHLATALLSLFYNVNGPNWYYPIFSQKAAGEGDKETFIAAANFYGLSFYQVKTRTGVEGYHDKEGFHGVAMLQHDFVQDYSRYLTASKSITNKYKDIKSSAAIKYDKNYSLEKYTKEFFDNEDLKAKDHVDVMFIHSNLPKFDPYTLSETNFLTTDDKPARSFTALHKVQNYDIELENFKVLKEYVCDKKNPFKYLDDKLGEDKKEWRRMCDYIAKRLQFLESTHDKVIAGN comes from the coding sequence ATGCTGCTTACCAAAAGATTTGCAAAGCTATTCAAGCTGACGTTCTTAGTTTTGATATTATGCGGGCTGTTCGTCGTTACAAACAAATACATGGATGAGAACACGTCTGTCAAGGACTACAAAAAGTACCTGCTCGATAATATCAACAGTTACTCTAGCAAGcattcttcttcctcagaCAACGCTGGTGCAGACGATTCCAGTTCATTGAAGGGCAATGATAAGGTAAGTAatgaaaagttaaaaagCTTTTATAACAATGTTTTCAACTTCCTGATGCTGGATTCACCCACGGGGAAGTCTGCAAGAAAATACAATGAGGCATGTCAGTTGAGCGGTGACATTGGAGATCGTCCCGATCAATATGAAGAACTGTATAAGTTATCTGCCAACGAGCTGTCTAAGTGTTTGGAACTATCTCAAGATGAAGTAGCAAGATTGACCAAAAGCCATAAGGATTATGTGGACCATATAGCCTCTCTAGCCCTACCAAAGGGCACTTACAAAGGCTCTGGTATAGCCACCGTTGGTGGTGGTAAGTTTTCTCTTATGTCCTTTTTGATCATCAAGACACTAAGAAATATGGGGACGACTCTTCCTGTAGAGGTACTCATTCCTCCTGGTGATGAAGGTGAAAGTGAATTCTGTAACAAAATTTTGCCCAATTATAACGCCAAGTGTATCTACGTTTCAGATATCCTTCCCTTGGAGAcgattgaaaaatttacttTCAAAGGATACCAGTTCAAATCATTGGCCCTTGTTGCTTCtagttttgaaaatttgcTTTTATTGGATGCTGATAATTTCCCAATCAAACCTTTAGACAATATATTCAATGAGGAACCATATTTATCAACAGGCTTGGTCATGTGGCCCGATTTCTGGAGGCGTACCACTCACCCATTGTACTACGAAATTGCAGATATTACTGTAAATATGAAGAATAGAGTCCGTAACTCTCAAGACGATCTCACCCCTCCTGCTATATATACAAAGAATTCGAATGACTTGGGTGGCGTTCCACTGAGTGATCTAGATGGTACAATTCCGGACGTCTCTACAGAATCTGGCCAGTTGATGATAAACAAAACCAAGCATTTGGCTACTGCCTTGTTATCCTTATTCTATAACGTCAATGGCCCAAACTGGTATTACCCAATATTCTCTCAAAAAGCAGCAGGTGAAGGTGATAAGGAAACGTTTATTGCCGCCGCTAACTTCTATGGTCTATCTTTCTATCAAGTTAAAACTAGGACAGGGGTCGAAGGCTACCATGATAAGGAGGGATTTCATGGTGTAGCAATGTTACAACACGACTTTGTCCAGGATTATAGCCGCTATTTAACTGCTTCCAAGAGCATCACCAATAAGTACAAGGACATTAAATCATCTGCTGCCATCAAGTACGACAAGAATTACtctcttgaaaaatataccaaagaattttttgataacgAGGACTTGAAAGCCAAGGATCATGTAGATGTTATGTTCATTCATTCAAACTTGCCAAAGTTCGACCCATACACTCTATCTGaaaccaattttttgacCACAGATGATAAACCTGCCCGTTCATTTACCGCCTTACATAAGGTTCAGAATTACGATATCGAACTGGAgaatttcaaagttttAAAGGAATATGTTTGTGATAAAAAGAATCCTTTCAAGTACTTGGACGATAAATTAGGTGAAGACAAGAAAGAATGGAGAAGAATGTGTGATTACATCGCCAAAAGACTGCAATTTTTAGAATCTACTCACGATAAGGTGATTGCCGGTAATTAA